A stretch of the Panicum virgatum strain AP13 chromosome 9N, P.virgatum_v5, whole genome shotgun sequence genome encodes the following:
- the LOC120689967 gene encoding uncharacterized protein LOC120689967 isoform X4: protein MRMLFKVLLHRVVRFAFLQSVHSCWLVLELHQAMEVEAPETKGHRAFAKPLKPFSSSERHKQSKSYFEEIYGADALRSSDKTIVLPKPGAVKAKVKSDINKDVRPGRGAQSTLRKEILQLEKHLKDQQVVRGALEKALGPDAAPVSLSPENPMPKAANELIREIATLELEVKNMEQYLLMLYRKAFEQQAPAFSPPDNREASKPSLSSRSGQLWEMPMAMKSFKSREDTALRSSYPLPHKKWNDPLTTSVRPDRAVDSDVLRCQSALSYRGVCSSRIQPSDDDSLARALRSCHSQPFSFLEEGETGASGMISLAEYLGTNVADHIPETPNNLSEEMVRCMAGIYCRLADPPLVHHGSSSSPTSSFSSTSAVSPQYVGDMWSPNYKRETTLDSRLINPFHVEGLKEFSGPYNTMVEVPMISHDSRRLKEAEDLLQTYKLILYRLETVDMRRMTNEEKIAFWVNIHNALLMHAYLKNGVPQNNLKKTSLLVKAACKIAGRNINIAVIQSMVLGCNTHCPGQWLRTLLYPRIKSKVTKAGHEWRAFAVAQSEPLLRFALCSGSHSDPAVRVYTPKRLFHQLEAAKEEFIRATAGVWREQKLLLPKLVEAYAKDVKLSPQGLVDMVQRYLPESMRMAVQRCQQGGRSSSKVVEWVPYNPAFRYLLARDLAFPHLS, encoded by the exons ATGCGCATGCTCTTCAAggtcttgttgcatagagtggTTCGGTTTGCATTTTTGCAGTCAGTTCACAGTTGTTGGTTGGTTCTCGAGCTGCACCAAGCAATGGAGGTGGAGGCACCGGAGACGAAGGGGCACAGAGCTTTTGCCAAGCCTCTTAAGCCTTTCAGTTCTTCAGAGCGGCACAAGCAATCCAAGAG TTATTTTGAGGAAATATATGGTGCAGATGCTTTGCGCTCTTCAGACAAAACTATTGTTCTGCCTAAGCCG GGAGCTGTAAAAGCTAAGGTGAAAAGTGACATCAATAAGGATGTGCGACCTGGGAGGGGAGCACAAAGCACCTTGAGAAAAGAG ATTCTGCAGCTAGAAAAGCACCTCAAGGATCAGCAGGTTGTGCGTGGTGCCCTGGAAAAAGCTTTAGGGCCTGACGCTGCTCCAGTCAGCTTGTCACCTGAGAATCCAATGCCAAAA GCCGCTAATGAATTGATACGGGAGATTGCCACATTGGAGCTAGAGGTCAAGAACATGGAGCAGTATCTGCTGATGCTCTATCGGAAAGCGTTTGAGCAGCAAGCACCTGCATTTTCTCCACCTGATAACCGTGAAGCTTCAAAGCCATCATTGAGCTCCCGTTCCGGGCAGCTCTGGGAAATGCCAATGGCGATGAAGTCTTTCAAGAGTAGAGAGGATACAGCACTCCGGTCAAGCTATCCGCTGCCACATAAGAAATGGAATGATCCATTGACAACCTCAGTTCGTCCTGATAGAGCAGTTGATTCAGATGTCCTCCGCTGCCAGTCTGCCTTATCATACCGTGGAGTTTGTTCATCCAGAATACAGCCTTCAGACGATGATAGTCTTGCAAGGGCTCTTCGCTCATGCCACTCGCAACCTTTTTCATTCCTAGAG GAAGGAGAGACTGGTGCGTCAGGAATGATAAGCTTAGCAGAGTATCTAGGAACTAATGTAGCTGACCACATCCCTGAAACTCCCAACAATCTGTCAGAGGAGATGGTGAGATGCATGGCGGGGATATACTGCAGACTTGCAGACCCTCCGTTGGTTCACCATGGTTCCTCATCTTCGCCGACATCGTCGTTCTCCTCAACAAGTGCAGTCTCTCCACAATATGTGGGCGACATGTGGAGTCCCAACTACAAGAGAGAAACTACCCTAGACTCCCGATTGATAAACCCGTTCCATGTCGAGGGTTTGAAGGAGTTCAGTGGACCGTACAACACAATGGTTGAGGTTCCTATGATTAGCCACGACAGTCGGAGACTGAAAGAAGCCGAGGACCTTCTCCAGACGTATAA gttgATCCTATACCGGTTGGAAACTGTTGATATGAGGAGAATGACAAATGAAGAAAAGATAGCATTCTGGGTCAACATACACAATGCTTTGCTGATGCAT GCTTATCTGAAGAATGGCGTCCCACAGAACAATCTGAAGAAGACATCCCTACTTGTTAAG GCTGCCTGCAAAATCGCCGGACGTAACATCAACATAGCCGTTATCCAGAGCATGGTTCTTGGATGTAATACTCACTGTCCCGGACAG TGGCTACGGACCTTGCTTTACCCCAGGATCAAAAGCAAAGTGACCAAAGCCGGGCACGAGTGGCGAGCCTTTGCCGTTGCACAATCAGAGCCTCTTTTACGCTTTGCGCTTTGTTCGGGGAGCCATTCTGATCCCGCG GTGAGGGTGTACACTCCGAAGCGGCTGTTCCACCAGCTGGAGGCGGCGAAGGAGGAGTTCATCCGGGCGACGGCCGGCGTGTGGAGGGAGCAGAAGCTGCTGCTCCCGAAGCTGGTGGAGGCGTACGCCAAGGACGTGAAGCTGTCGCCGCAGGGGCTGGTGGACATGGTGCAGCGCTACCTCCCGGAGAGCATGAGGATGGCCGTGCAGAGGTGCCAGCAGGGCGGCAGGTCGTCGAGCAAGGTCGTGGAGTGGGTGCCCTACAACCCGGCCTTCCGTTACCTGCTCGCCAGGGACCTCGCGTTCCCCCACCTCAGCTGA
- the LOC120689967 gene encoding uncharacterized protein LOC120689967 isoform X1 has translation MRMLFKVLLHRVVRFAFLQSVHSCWLVLELHQAMEVEAPETKGHRAFAKPLKPFSSSERHKQSKSYFEEIYGADALRSSDKTIVLPKPGAVKAKVKSDINKDVRPGRGAQSTLRKEVTILQLEKHLKDQQVVRGALEKALGPDAAPVSLSPENPMPKAANELIREIATLELEVKNMEQYLLMLYRKAFEQQAPAFSPPDNREASKPSLSSRSGQLWEMPMAMKSFKSREDTALRSSYPLPHKKWNDPLTTSVRPDRAVDSDVLRCQSALSYRGVCSSRIQPSDDDSLARALRSCHSQPFSFLEQEGETGASGMISLAEYLGTNVADHIPETPNNLSEEMVRCMAGIYCRLADPPLVHHGSSSSPTSSFSSTSAVSPQYVGDMWSPNYKRETTLDSRLINPFHVEGLKEFSGPYNTMVEVPMISHDSRRLKEAEDLLQTYKLILYRLETVDMRRMTNEEKIAFWVNIHNALLMHAYLKNGVPQNNLKKTSLLVKAACKIAGRNINIAVIQSMVLGCNTHCPGQWLRTLLYPRIKSKVTKAGHEWRAFAVAQSEPLLRFALCSGSHSDPAVRVYTPKRLFHQLEAAKEEFIRATAGVWREQKLLLPKLVEAYAKDVKLSPQGLVDMVQRYLPESMRMAVQRCQQGGRSSSKVVEWVPYNPAFRYLLARDLAFPHLS, from the exons ATGCGCATGCTCTTCAAggtcttgttgcatagagtggTTCGGTTTGCATTTTTGCAGTCAGTTCACAGTTGTTGGTTGGTTCTCGAGCTGCACCAAGCAATGGAGGTGGAGGCACCGGAGACGAAGGGGCACAGAGCTTTTGCCAAGCCTCTTAAGCCTTTCAGTTCTTCAGAGCGGCACAAGCAATCCAAGAG TTATTTTGAGGAAATATATGGTGCAGATGCTTTGCGCTCTTCAGACAAAACTATTGTTCTGCCTAAGCCG GGAGCTGTAAAAGCTAAGGTGAAAAGTGACATCAATAAGGATGTGCGACCTGGGAGGGGAGCACAAAGCACCTTGAGAAAAGAGGTAACG ATTCTGCAGCTAGAAAAGCACCTCAAGGATCAGCAGGTTGTGCGTGGTGCCCTGGAAAAAGCTTTAGGGCCTGACGCTGCTCCAGTCAGCTTGTCACCTGAGAATCCAATGCCAAAA GCCGCTAATGAATTGATACGGGAGATTGCCACATTGGAGCTAGAGGTCAAGAACATGGAGCAGTATCTGCTGATGCTCTATCGGAAAGCGTTTGAGCAGCAAGCACCTGCATTTTCTCCACCTGATAACCGTGAAGCTTCAAAGCCATCATTGAGCTCCCGTTCCGGGCAGCTCTGGGAAATGCCAATGGCGATGAAGTCTTTCAAGAGTAGAGAGGATACAGCACTCCGGTCAAGCTATCCGCTGCCACATAAGAAATGGAATGATCCATTGACAACCTCAGTTCGTCCTGATAGAGCAGTTGATTCAGATGTCCTCCGCTGCCAGTCTGCCTTATCATACCGTGGAGTTTGTTCATCCAGAATACAGCCTTCAGACGATGATAGTCTTGCAAGGGCTCTTCGCTCATGCCACTCGCAACCTTTTTCATTCCTAGAG CAGGAAGGAGAGACTGGTGCGTCAGGAATGATAAGCTTAGCAGAGTATCTAGGAACTAATGTAGCTGACCACATCCCTGAAACTCCCAACAATCTGTCAGAGGAGATGGTGAGATGCATGGCGGGGATATACTGCAGACTTGCAGACCCTCCGTTGGTTCACCATGGTTCCTCATCTTCGCCGACATCGTCGTTCTCCTCAACAAGTGCAGTCTCTCCACAATATGTGGGCGACATGTGGAGTCCCAACTACAAGAGAGAAACTACCCTAGACTCCCGATTGATAAACCCGTTCCATGTCGAGGGTTTGAAGGAGTTCAGTGGACCGTACAACACAATGGTTGAGGTTCCTATGATTAGCCACGACAGTCGGAGACTGAAAGAAGCCGAGGACCTTCTCCAGACGTATAA gttgATCCTATACCGGTTGGAAACTGTTGATATGAGGAGAATGACAAATGAAGAAAAGATAGCATTCTGGGTCAACATACACAATGCTTTGCTGATGCAT GCTTATCTGAAGAATGGCGTCCCACAGAACAATCTGAAGAAGACATCCCTACTTGTTAAG GCTGCCTGCAAAATCGCCGGACGTAACATCAACATAGCCGTTATCCAGAGCATGGTTCTTGGATGTAATACTCACTGTCCCGGACAG TGGCTACGGACCTTGCTTTACCCCAGGATCAAAAGCAAAGTGACCAAAGCCGGGCACGAGTGGCGAGCCTTTGCCGTTGCACAATCAGAGCCTCTTTTACGCTTTGCGCTTTGTTCGGGGAGCCATTCTGATCCCGCG GTGAGGGTGTACACTCCGAAGCGGCTGTTCCACCAGCTGGAGGCGGCGAAGGAGGAGTTCATCCGGGCGACGGCCGGCGTGTGGAGGGAGCAGAAGCTGCTGCTCCCGAAGCTGGTGGAGGCGTACGCCAAGGACGTGAAGCTGTCGCCGCAGGGGCTGGTGGACATGGTGCAGCGCTACCTCCCGGAGAGCATGAGGATGGCCGTGCAGAGGTGCCAGCAGGGCGGCAGGTCGTCGAGCAAGGTCGTGGAGTGGGTGCCCTACAACCCGGCCTTCCGTTACCTGCTCGCCAGGGACCTCGCGTTCCCCCACCTCAGCTGA
- the LOC120689967 gene encoding uncharacterized protein LOC120689967 isoform X5: MRMLFKVLLHRVVRFAFLQSVHSCWLVLELHQAMEVEAPETKGHRAFAKPLKPFSSSERHKQSKSYFEEIYGADALRSSDKTIVLPKPGAVKAKVKSDINKDVRPGRGAQSTLRKELEKHLKDQQVVRGALEKALGPDAAPVSLSPENPMPKAANELIREIATLELEVKNMEQYLLMLYRKAFEQQAPAFSPPDNREASKPSLSSRSGQLWEMPMAMKSFKSREDTALRSSYPLPHKKWNDPLTTSVRPDRAVDSDVLRCQSALSYRGVCSSRIQPSDDDSLARALRSCHSQPFSFLEQEGETGASGMISLAEYLGTNVADHIPETPNNLSEEMVRCMAGIYCRLADPPLVHHGSSSSPTSSFSSTSAVSPQYVGDMWSPNYKRETTLDSRLINPFHVEGLKEFSGPYNTMVEVPMISHDSRRLKEAEDLLQTYKLILYRLETVDMRRMTNEEKIAFWVNIHNALLMHAYLKNGVPQNNLKKTSLLVKAACKIAGRNINIAVIQSMVLGCNTHCPGQWLRTLLYPRIKSKVTKAGHEWRAFAVAQSEPLLRFALCSGSHSDPAVRVYTPKRLFHQLEAAKEEFIRATAGVWREQKLLLPKLVEAYAKDVKLSPQGLVDMVQRYLPESMRMAVQRCQQGGRSSSKVVEWVPYNPAFRYLLARDLAFPHLS, translated from the exons ATGCGCATGCTCTTCAAggtcttgttgcatagagtggTTCGGTTTGCATTTTTGCAGTCAGTTCACAGTTGTTGGTTGGTTCTCGAGCTGCACCAAGCAATGGAGGTGGAGGCACCGGAGACGAAGGGGCACAGAGCTTTTGCCAAGCCTCTTAAGCCTTTCAGTTCTTCAGAGCGGCACAAGCAATCCAAGAG TTATTTTGAGGAAATATATGGTGCAGATGCTTTGCGCTCTTCAGACAAAACTATTGTTCTGCCTAAGCCG GGAGCTGTAAAAGCTAAGGTGAAAAGTGACATCAATAAGGATGTGCGACCTGGGAGGGGAGCACAAAGCACCTTGAGAAAAGAG CTAGAAAAGCACCTCAAGGATCAGCAGGTTGTGCGTGGTGCCCTGGAAAAAGCTTTAGGGCCTGACGCTGCTCCAGTCAGCTTGTCACCTGAGAATCCAATGCCAAAA GCCGCTAATGAATTGATACGGGAGATTGCCACATTGGAGCTAGAGGTCAAGAACATGGAGCAGTATCTGCTGATGCTCTATCGGAAAGCGTTTGAGCAGCAAGCACCTGCATTTTCTCCACCTGATAACCGTGAAGCTTCAAAGCCATCATTGAGCTCCCGTTCCGGGCAGCTCTGGGAAATGCCAATGGCGATGAAGTCTTTCAAGAGTAGAGAGGATACAGCACTCCGGTCAAGCTATCCGCTGCCACATAAGAAATGGAATGATCCATTGACAACCTCAGTTCGTCCTGATAGAGCAGTTGATTCAGATGTCCTCCGCTGCCAGTCTGCCTTATCATACCGTGGAGTTTGTTCATCCAGAATACAGCCTTCAGACGATGATAGTCTTGCAAGGGCTCTTCGCTCATGCCACTCGCAACCTTTTTCATTCCTAGAG CAGGAAGGAGAGACTGGTGCGTCAGGAATGATAAGCTTAGCAGAGTATCTAGGAACTAATGTAGCTGACCACATCCCTGAAACTCCCAACAATCTGTCAGAGGAGATGGTGAGATGCATGGCGGGGATATACTGCAGACTTGCAGACCCTCCGTTGGTTCACCATGGTTCCTCATCTTCGCCGACATCGTCGTTCTCCTCAACAAGTGCAGTCTCTCCACAATATGTGGGCGACATGTGGAGTCCCAACTACAAGAGAGAAACTACCCTAGACTCCCGATTGATAAACCCGTTCCATGTCGAGGGTTTGAAGGAGTTCAGTGGACCGTACAACACAATGGTTGAGGTTCCTATGATTAGCCACGACAGTCGGAGACTGAAAGAAGCCGAGGACCTTCTCCAGACGTATAA gttgATCCTATACCGGTTGGAAACTGTTGATATGAGGAGAATGACAAATGAAGAAAAGATAGCATTCTGGGTCAACATACACAATGCTTTGCTGATGCAT GCTTATCTGAAGAATGGCGTCCCACAGAACAATCTGAAGAAGACATCCCTACTTGTTAAG GCTGCCTGCAAAATCGCCGGACGTAACATCAACATAGCCGTTATCCAGAGCATGGTTCTTGGATGTAATACTCACTGTCCCGGACAG TGGCTACGGACCTTGCTTTACCCCAGGATCAAAAGCAAAGTGACCAAAGCCGGGCACGAGTGGCGAGCCTTTGCCGTTGCACAATCAGAGCCTCTTTTACGCTTTGCGCTTTGTTCGGGGAGCCATTCTGATCCCGCG GTGAGGGTGTACACTCCGAAGCGGCTGTTCCACCAGCTGGAGGCGGCGAAGGAGGAGTTCATCCGGGCGACGGCCGGCGTGTGGAGGGAGCAGAAGCTGCTGCTCCCGAAGCTGGTGGAGGCGTACGCCAAGGACGTGAAGCTGTCGCCGCAGGGGCTGGTGGACATGGTGCAGCGCTACCTCCCGGAGAGCATGAGGATGGCCGTGCAGAGGTGCCAGCAGGGCGGCAGGTCGTCGAGCAAGGTCGTGGAGTGGGTGCCCTACAACCCGGCCTTCCGTTACCTGCTCGCCAGGGACCTCGCGTTCCCCCACCTCAGCTGA
- the LOC120689967 gene encoding uncharacterized protein LOC120689967 isoform X2, with translation MRMLFKVLLHRVVRFAFLQSVHSCWLVLELHQAMEVEAPETKGHRAFAKPLKPFSSSERHKQSKSYFEEIYGADALRSSDKTIVLPKPGAVKAKVKSDINKDVRPGRGAQSTLRKEVTILQLEKHLKDQQVVRGALEKALGPDAAPVSLSPENPMPKAANELIREIATLELEVKNMEQYLLMLYRKAFEQQAPAFSPPDNREASKPSLSSRSGQLWEMPMAMKSFKSREDTALRSSYPLPHKKWNDPLTTSVRPDRAVDSDVLRCQSALSYRGVCSSRIQPSDDDSLARALRSCHSQPFSFLEEGETGASGMISLAEYLGTNVADHIPETPNNLSEEMVRCMAGIYCRLADPPLVHHGSSSSPTSSFSSTSAVSPQYVGDMWSPNYKRETTLDSRLINPFHVEGLKEFSGPYNTMVEVPMISHDSRRLKEAEDLLQTYKLILYRLETVDMRRMTNEEKIAFWVNIHNALLMHAYLKNGVPQNNLKKTSLLVKAACKIAGRNINIAVIQSMVLGCNTHCPGQWLRTLLYPRIKSKVTKAGHEWRAFAVAQSEPLLRFALCSGSHSDPAVRVYTPKRLFHQLEAAKEEFIRATAGVWREQKLLLPKLVEAYAKDVKLSPQGLVDMVQRYLPESMRMAVQRCQQGGRSSSKVVEWVPYNPAFRYLLARDLAFPHLS, from the exons ATGCGCATGCTCTTCAAggtcttgttgcatagagtggTTCGGTTTGCATTTTTGCAGTCAGTTCACAGTTGTTGGTTGGTTCTCGAGCTGCACCAAGCAATGGAGGTGGAGGCACCGGAGACGAAGGGGCACAGAGCTTTTGCCAAGCCTCTTAAGCCTTTCAGTTCTTCAGAGCGGCACAAGCAATCCAAGAG TTATTTTGAGGAAATATATGGTGCAGATGCTTTGCGCTCTTCAGACAAAACTATTGTTCTGCCTAAGCCG GGAGCTGTAAAAGCTAAGGTGAAAAGTGACATCAATAAGGATGTGCGACCTGGGAGGGGAGCACAAAGCACCTTGAGAAAAGAGGTAACG ATTCTGCAGCTAGAAAAGCACCTCAAGGATCAGCAGGTTGTGCGTGGTGCCCTGGAAAAAGCTTTAGGGCCTGACGCTGCTCCAGTCAGCTTGTCACCTGAGAATCCAATGCCAAAA GCCGCTAATGAATTGATACGGGAGATTGCCACATTGGAGCTAGAGGTCAAGAACATGGAGCAGTATCTGCTGATGCTCTATCGGAAAGCGTTTGAGCAGCAAGCACCTGCATTTTCTCCACCTGATAACCGTGAAGCTTCAAAGCCATCATTGAGCTCCCGTTCCGGGCAGCTCTGGGAAATGCCAATGGCGATGAAGTCTTTCAAGAGTAGAGAGGATACAGCACTCCGGTCAAGCTATCCGCTGCCACATAAGAAATGGAATGATCCATTGACAACCTCAGTTCGTCCTGATAGAGCAGTTGATTCAGATGTCCTCCGCTGCCAGTCTGCCTTATCATACCGTGGAGTTTGTTCATCCAGAATACAGCCTTCAGACGATGATAGTCTTGCAAGGGCTCTTCGCTCATGCCACTCGCAACCTTTTTCATTCCTAGAG GAAGGAGAGACTGGTGCGTCAGGAATGATAAGCTTAGCAGAGTATCTAGGAACTAATGTAGCTGACCACATCCCTGAAACTCCCAACAATCTGTCAGAGGAGATGGTGAGATGCATGGCGGGGATATACTGCAGACTTGCAGACCCTCCGTTGGTTCACCATGGTTCCTCATCTTCGCCGACATCGTCGTTCTCCTCAACAAGTGCAGTCTCTCCACAATATGTGGGCGACATGTGGAGTCCCAACTACAAGAGAGAAACTACCCTAGACTCCCGATTGATAAACCCGTTCCATGTCGAGGGTTTGAAGGAGTTCAGTGGACCGTACAACACAATGGTTGAGGTTCCTATGATTAGCCACGACAGTCGGAGACTGAAAGAAGCCGAGGACCTTCTCCAGACGTATAA gttgATCCTATACCGGTTGGAAACTGTTGATATGAGGAGAATGACAAATGAAGAAAAGATAGCATTCTGGGTCAACATACACAATGCTTTGCTGATGCAT GCTTATCTGAAGAATGGCGTCCCACAGAACAATCTGAAGAAGACATCCCTACTTGTTAAG GCTGCCTGCAAAATCGCCGGACGTAACATCAACATAGCCGTTATCCAGAGCATGGTTCTTGGATGTAATACTCACTGTCCCGGACAG TGGCTACGGACCTTGCTTTACCCCAGGATCAAAAGCAAAGTGACCAAAGCCGGGCACGAGTGGCGAGCCTTTGCCGTTGCACAATCAGAGCCTCTTTTACGCTTTGCGCTTTGTTCGGGGAGCCATTCTGATCCCGCG GTGAGGGTGTACACTCCGAAGCGGCTGTTCCACCAGCTGGAGGCGGCGAAGGAGGAGTTCATCCGGGCGACGGCCGGCGTGTGGAGGGAGCAGAAGCTGCTGCTCCCGAAGCTGGTGGAGGCGTACGCCAAGGACGTGAAGCTGTCGCCGCAGGGGCTGGTGGACATGGTGCAGCGCTACCTCCCGGAGAGCATGAGGATGGCCGTGCAGAGGTGCCAGCAGGGCGGCAGGTCGTCGAGCAAGGTCGTGGAGTGGGTGCCCTACAACCCGGCCTTCCGTTACCTGCTCGCCAGGGACCTCGCGTTCCCCCACCTCAGCTGA
- the LOC120689967 gene encoding uncharacterized protein LOC120689967 isoform X3 encodes MRMLFKVLLHRVVRFAFLQSVHSCWLVLELHQAMEVEAPETKGHRAFAKPLKPFSSSERHKQSKSYFEEIYGADALRSSDKTIVLPKPGAVKAKVKSDINKDVRPGRGAQSTLRKEILQLEKHLKDQQVVRGALEKALGPDAAPVSLSPENPMPKAANELIREIATLELEVKNMEQYLLMLYRKAFEQQAPAFSPPDNREASKPSLSSRSGQLWEMPMAMKSFKSREDTALRSSYPLPHKKWNDPLTTSVRPDRAVDSDVLRCQSALSYRGVCSSRIQPSDDDSLARALRSCHSQPFSFLEQEGETGASGMISLAEYLGTNVADHIPETPNNLSEEMVRCMAGIYCRLADPPLVHHGSSSSPTSSFSSTSAVSPQYVGDMWSPNYKRETTLDSRLINPFHVEGLKEFSGPYNTMVEVPMISHDSRRLKEAEDLLQTYKLILYRLETVDMRRMTNEEKIAFWVNIHNALLMHAYLKNGVPQNNLKKTSLLVKAACKIAGRNINIAVIQSMVLGCNTHCPGQWLRTLLYPRIKSKVTKAGHEWRAFAVAQSEPLLRFALCSGSHSDPAVRVYTPKRLFHQLEAAKEEFIRATAGVWREQKLLLPKLVEAYAKDVKLSPQGLVDMVQRYLPESMRMAVQRCQQGGRSSSKVVEWVPYNPAFRYLLARDLAFPHLS; translated from the exons ATGCGCATGCTCTTCAAggtcttgttgcatagagtggTTCGGTTTGCATTTTTGCAGTCAGTTCACAGTTGTTGGTTGGTTCTCGAGCTGCACCAAGCAATGGAGGTGGAGGCACCGGAGACGAAGGGGCACAGAGCTTTTGCCAAGCCTCTTAAGCCTTTCAGTTCTTCAGAGCGGCACAAGCAATCCAAGAG TTATTTTGAGGAAATATATGGTGCAGATGCTTTGCGCTCTTCAGACAAAACTATTGTTCTGCCTAAGCCG GGAGCTGTAAAAGCTAAGGTGAAAAGTGACATCAATAAGGATGTGCGACCTGGGAGGGGAGCACAAAGCACCTTGAGAAAAGAG ATTCTGCAGCTAGAAAAGCACCTCAAGGATCAGCAGGTTGTGCGTGGTGCCCTGGAAAAAGCTTTAGGGCCTGACGCTGCTCCAGTCAGCTTGTCACCTGAGAATCCAATGCCAAAA GCCGCTAATGAATTGATACGGGAGATTGCCACATTGGAGCTAGAGGTCAAGAACATGGAGCAGTATCTGCTGATGCTCTATCGGAAAGCGTTTGAGCAGCAAGCACCTGCATTTTCTCCACCTGATAACCGTGAAGCTTCAAAGCCATCATTGAGCTCCCGTTCCGGGCAGCTCTGGGAAATGCCAATGGCGATGAAGTCTTTCAAGAGTAGAGAGGATACAGCACTCCGGTCAAGCTATCCGCTGCCACATAAGAAATGGAATGATCCATTGACAACCTCAGTTCGTCCTGATAGAGCAGTTGATTCAGATGTCCTCCGCTGCCAGTCTGCCTTATCATACCGTGGAGTTTGTTCATCCAGAATACAGCCTTCAGACGATGATAGTCTTGCAAGGGCTCTTCGCTCATGCCACTCGCAACCTTTTTCATTCCTAGAG CAGGAAGGAGAGACTGGTGCGTCAGGAATGATAAGCTTAGCAGAGTATCTAGGAACTAATGTAGCTGACCACATCCCTGAAACTCCCAACAATCTGTCAGAGGAGATGGTGAGATGCATGGCGGGGATATACTGCAGACTTGCAGACCCTCCGTTGGTTCACCATGGTTCCTCATCTTCGCCGACATCGTCGTTCTCCTCAACAAGTGCAGTCTCTCCACAATATGTGGGCGACATGTGGAGTCCCAACTACAAGAGAGAAACTACCCTAGACTCCCGATTGATAAACCCGTTCCATGTCGAGGGTTTGAAGGAGTTCAGTGGACCGTACAACACAATGGTTGAGGTTCCTATGATTAGCCACGACAGTCGGAGACTGAAAGAAGCCGAGGACCTTCTCCAGACGTATAA gttgATCCTATACCGGTTGGAAACTGTTGATATGAGGAGAATGACAAATGAAGAAAAGATAGCATTCTGGGTCAACATACACAATGCTTTGCTGATGCAT GCTTATCTGAAGAATGGCGTCCCACAGAACAATCTGAAGAAGACATCCCTACTTGTTAAG GCTGCCTGCAAAATCGCCGGACGTAACATCAACATAGCCGTTATCCAGAGCATGGTTCTTGGATGTAATACTCACTGTCCCGGACAG TGGCTACGGACCTTGCTTTACCCCAGGATCAAAAGCAAAGTGACCAAAGCCGGGCACGAGTGGCGAGCCTTTGCCGTTGCACAATCAGAGCCTCTTTTACGCTTTGCGCTTTGTTCGGGGAGCCATTCTGATCCCGCG GTGAGGGTGTACACTCCGAAGCGGCTGTTCCACCAGCTGGAGGCGGCGAAGGAGGAGTTCATCCGGGCGACGGCCGGCGTGTGGAGGGAGCAGAAGCTGCTGCTCCCGAAGCTGGTGGAGGCGTACGCCAAGGACGTGAAGCTGTCGCCGCAGGGGCTGGTGGACATGGTGCAGCGCTACCTCCCGGAGAGCATGAGGATGGCCGTGCAGAGGTGCCAGCAGGGCGGCAGGTCGTCGAGCAAGGTCGTGGAGTGGGTGCCCTACAACCCGGCCTTCCGTTACCTGCTCGCCAGGGACCTCGCGTTCCCCCACCTCAGCTGA